From the Oryza glaberrima chromosome 5, OglaRS2, whole genome shotgun sequence genome, one window contains:
- the LOC127773728 gene encoding E3 ubiquitin-protein ligase ATL41-like, whose translation MSASSPVAYDANVLLAAVTALSAAIAFVAALHLYARCLLRRRVAGAAGNPHALRRPVTPGGNYELEVISVAACALEGGGLDAKQLGALPVFTWGSSSPATAAAAAADAAVQCAVCLGEMEDGELGRLLPACRHVFHAECIDTWLAVSSTCPVCRAAVGAAEDDEPAAAPVAGVSPAS comes from the coding sequence ATGTCTGCTTCTTCTCCTGTTGCCTACGACGCCAATGTCCTCCTGGCCGCGGTCACCGCGCTCTCGGCGGCCATCGCGTTCGTCGCCGCGCTCCACCTCTACGCCCGGTGTCTCCtgcggcggcgcgtcgccggcgccgccggcaaccctCACGCGCTGCGCCGCCCGGTGACCCCGGGCGGCAACTACGAGCTCGAGGTGATCAGCGTCGCGGCGTGCGCgctggagggcggcggcctggACGCCAAGCAGCTGGGCGCGCTGCCGGTGTTCACGTGGGggtcttcttctccggcgacggcggcggcggcggcggcggacgccgccGTGCAGTGCGCGGTGTGCCTCGGGGAGATGGAGGACGGCGAGCTGGGGAGGCTGCTCCCGGCGTGCCGCCACGTGTTCCACGCCGAGTGCATCGACACGTGGCTCGCCGTGAGCTCGACGTGCCCGGTGTGcagggcggcggtgggggcggcggaggatgatgagccggcggcggctccggtcGCCGGCGTGTCGCCGGCGAGCTAG
- the LOC127774627 gene encoding uncharacterized protein LOC127774627 codes for MENIRPNMFSNIPQRYVGTKRADSLFFIKVQVASTDYKVQIKEHLVNNCGIRSKAVDKWFQAVTVATGFTAVEVENFYYIQTCAHLFEYFYSAEIKVDCDKLNSWFNILIICQHYESDMIANHPNLYADPSNDPRFYSPARIIKLDQSKDLMLLKVSKRYLYGNHTMQLCQMPHPVLSLATVKPRPADDIMLVSWPPCRKDSVITGQLVARDRVYGQLTQYLSKGYSMHLVELNVVGGAGCSGAPVLSHQAAVIGLYHGRIESLGYAVSAADIYEFCLGAHQL; via the exons ATGGAAAACATACGGCCAAACATGTTCTCGAACATACCACAGCGGTATGTGGGAACTAAAAGGGCAGATTCTTTGTTTTTCATCAAGGTGCAAGTCGCATCAACAGATTATAAGGTTCAGATAAAGGAACATTTGGTGAATAATTGTGGTATCAGAAGTAAAGCTGTCGACAAATGGTTTCAAGCAGTTACTGTGGCCACAGGATTTACAGCTGTTGAGGTTGAGAACTTCTACTACATTCAAACATGTGCCCATCTATTTGAATATTTCTATTCAGCTGAGATCAAAGTTGACTGTGACAAATTAAATTCTTGGTTTAACATTTTGATCATATGCCAACACTATGAGTCTGACATGATTGCTAACCACCCAAACCTTTACGCGGATCCAAGTAATGACCCAAGATTCTATTCGCCTGCAAGAATCATTAAATTGGATCAAAGTAAAGATTTGATGCTGTTGAAAGTGAGCAAGAGGTATTTATATGGGAATCATACCATGCAGTTATGTCAAATGCCACACCCAGTTCTCAGTCTTGCTACTGTTAAGCCCCGTCCTGCTGATGATATCATGTTAGTGTCTTGGCCACCTTGCAGAAAAGACTCAGTAATCACTGGCCAATTGGTTGCAAGAGACAGAGTATATGGGCAGCTGACCCAGTATTTGTCGAAAGGATACAGCATGCATCTAGTTGAGCTGAATGTAGTTGGAGGAGCAGGTTGTTCTGGTGCTCCAGTGCTGAGTCACCAAGCAGCAGTCATTGGTTTATACCATGGCCGTATTGAGTCTTTGGGATATGCAGTATCTGCTGCAGATATCTATGAATTTTGCCTGGGAGCTCaccag CTTTGA